The Balnearium lithotrophicum DNA window TTTTCGATAAGGATATCCTTCAGAAACTTTCTTTCAACAGAGGAAAATTAGTATTTATAACTGTATTTGTTATTCCGTTAATTGCTATTTCTTTCCTAATTTTGAAATTTCGTTATAAAGAACATTATAACGAAATAACTTCATCCATAAGAAAGATACTGATTCCTGGTGTTATAACTACCATAGTAATATGGATCTTTTATACTTTAACATGTTTATTTGAAGCGAAGGCTTTCGGTGTTTCTGTACCTATTCCCTACCTTTTAACGGTTTATATCTCTGGTAGTATTATAACAGCTCTTCCTATTTCCATCGGAGGTCTTGGAACTCGGGATATTGTATTCATTTACTTGCTTTCTCTAAAAGGAATTCCTAATGAAGTTGCCTTCCTTTTGAGTCTTTTCAGCTACATCCTGAATCCCTCTCTTTCTATGTTTTTACTATATTTATTTAGTATAATTGTTAAGGATGATATATTGAGGTAAATGTGAAACTATGTTTTACCGTCGATGTTGAGCTTGACCTTGGTAATGGACCATCATCTT harbors:
- a CDS encoding lysylphosphatidylglycerol synthase transmembrane domain-containing protein produces the protein MGLLKKILPFLGIFLFFWILFTQISFQNILYTIENISPLYMIISIVFMLILAILKYSRIFIFLRVLGVNLSASALLRIYTSSVLLSQVTTFIVSIFAATTATIVSNKGEKKLRIGNAYIAANIFDLLFAVLIFILCIFFDKDILQKLSFNRGKLVFITVFVIPLIAISFLILKFRYKEHYNEITSSIRKILIPGVITTIVIWIFYTLTCLFEAKAFGVSVPIPYLLTVYISGSIITALPISIGGLGTRDIVFIYLLSLKGIPNEVAFLLSLFSYILNPSLSMFLLYLFSIIVKDDILR